The Neorhizobium sp. NCHU2750 genome contains the following window.
CGTCAAGGTTCCGGGCAATTATACCGACGATACGTTCGTCCCCTATGACTACGGCCATTTCGCCGTGGTCTATGACACGCAGTCGATCAAATCTCCGCCGACAAGCCTCAAGGATCTCGTCGAAGGCGACCCGTCGCAGAAGATCGCCATCGAGGATCCAAGAACCTCGACGCCCGGCCTCGGCCTGCTGCTCTGGGTCAAGGCGGTCTATGGCGACAAGGCGCCGGAAGCCTGGGCAAAGCTCAAGGACCGCGTGCTGACCGTCACCCCCGGCTGGTCGGAAGCCTATGGCCTGTTCACCAAGGGTGAAGTTCCGATGGTGCTGTCCTACACCACCTCGCCCGCCTATCACATGATCGAGGAAAAGACCGATCGTTATCAGGCCGCATCCTTCTCGGACGGTCACTACATCCAGATCGAAGTTGCCGGCATCCTGAAAAACACGAAGAACAAGGATCTGGCGAAAAGCTTCCTCACCTTCCTCCTTTCTCCCACGGCACAGGACATCATCCCCACCACCAACTGGATGATGCCGGCGGCACCGACCTCCACGCCGCTGCCCGACGCTTTCGGCAAGCTGGTCGAGCCGAAGAAGACCCTTCTGATCGGCTCCGATGAAGTGGCGAAGAACCGCCAGGCCTGGATCGATGAATGGCTGACCGCCATGAGCAAGAATTGAGGCAGACGCAGAGAGCAGCCGGGGCCGCCACGTGTTGACCCAAGCAGAACGACAGCGAAGCATCGGTGCGGGCCTTGCCGCGCTTGTCCTCGTCTTGCTGTTCGTCGGCACGGCGGCTGTCACCCTGCTGGCCTGGGAAGGCGGCCAGTCGGCATCCCGGCTGTTCACCGCCTATACCTGGCGCATCCTGCAATTCACCCTCTGGCAGGCGGCACTCTCCACCCTCCTCTCGGTGTTCTTCGCCATTCTGGTGGCGCTTGCCCTGGCGCGCCGCCCACGCTTTCCCGGCCGCGTCTGGATCGTCCGGCTGATGGCGCTACCGATGGGGCTCCCCGCGCTCGTCGGTGCCTTGGGTCTTCTGGGCGTCTGGGGCCGGCAGGGCATGCTCAATAGCTGGCTCGGCATGGCCGGCCTCGAGCAGCCGGTCAGCGTCTACGGCCTGTCCGGCATCCTGATCGCCCACACATTCTTCAACATCCCGCTCGCCACCCGCCTGCTTCTCGCAGCGCTCGAACGCTTGCCGGCGGAATATTGGCTCCTGTCGGCAAGCCTCGGCATGAAGCCCCTGTCGATCTTCCGCTTTGTCGAGATGCCGGCCCTCAAGCGCGTCGTGCCGGGCGCGGCCGGCCTCATCTTCATGCTCTGCGCAACCAGTTTCACCCTCGTCCTCGTGCTCGGCGGCGGCCCGGCGGCAACGACACTGGAAGTGGCGATCTATCAGGCGCTGCGCTTCGATTTCGATCCGCCGCGCGCCATCGCACTCGCCTTCCTGCAGATCGCCGTCACCGCCACCGTCATCGGCCTGATCTCACTGCTTCCGGCGGCAAGCGAGACGGCAAGGACGGCAGGGCGCAGAACGAAGCGTTTCGACGGACGATCGGCGCCGGCGCGGCTGTGGGATCTCCTGATGATCGCGGCTGCAACGCTCTATGTCGCAGCACCGCTGATCTCCGTCCTCGCCGCCGGCCTCAAGGCGGATTTGCCGAAGCTCGTGGTCGGCCCGCTGTTTCTTCGCGCAGCAGGAACCAGCCTCGTCATCGCTCTCACCGCCGGCATTGTCGCGGTCGCGGCGAGCCTCGCCATCATCCTCGCGCGACAGGCGATCGGCGCCGGCAGCAAGCGACCGCTCGCATTGCGGAGCCTCTCCGTCTCGCTTGCCGGCCTCTCGTCGCTCGTCCTCGTCATCCCGCCGATCATTCTCGGCACCGGCTGGTTCCTCGCCCTGCGCCAATGGGGCATTTCGGGTAATGCACTGGCTGCCTTCGCGCCCTATCTGGTCGCCGTCATCAACGCCATGATGGCCCTGCCATTCACCATACGCGTGCTACAGCCGGCCCTAGACGACCACCAACGGCAGACCGCCAGGCTTGTCACGGCGCTTGGCCTGACGGGGGTCGCCAAATGGCGGCTGATCGACCTCCCCGTCCTGAGAAAGCCGGTGCTAACGGCGCTCTCCTTCGCCATGGCCCTGTCGCTTGGCGATCTCGGTGCTGTCGCTCTTTTCGGCTCCAGCGATCTCGTCACCCTGCCCTGGCTGGTCTATAGCACGCTGTCGAGTTACCGGACCCATGATGCCGACGGGCTGGCGCTGATCCTCGGCCTTGTCTGCCTAGGCCTGACCATCCTCGGCACCGCCGGCGCAAGGGAGAAGAATGATGCATGAAGGCATCCGGATCGAAGACACAAGCCTGACGCTTGGTGCGACCCGCTTTGCTTTCGATTGCACAATCGAACGAGGCAGGATCACCGCCATCGCCGGCCCGTCCGGCGCCGGCAAGTCGACGCTTCTCAATTTGATCGCAGGCTTTGAGGTCGCACACGCCGGACGGATATTCATAGCCGGCAATGAATGCACCGGAACGCATCCGTCGGAGCGCCCGGTCTCCGTTGTTTTTCAGGACCATAACCTCTTTGCCCACCTCGATGTCTTCACCAATGTCGCGCTTGGCATCAACCCAGCCATGCGGCTCCCTGCCGAAGACAGGCAACGGGTCGAACAGGCGCTCGCGCGCGTCAGCCTTGCTGGCTTTTCGAAACGCATGCCGGGCTCGCTGTCAGGCGGCGAGAAACAACGGGCGGCATTTGCGAGAGCCCTTGTCCGCCGCAAGCCCGTTCTGCTGCTCGATGAGCCCTTCGCTTCGCTCGATGCCGATCTGCGGCTGCGGATGACCGATCTGCTGCGCGAACTTCATGAGGAAACCGGCAATACCGTTGTGATCGTCACCCATGATCGCAGCGAGATCGAGCGCTTGGCTGATGATGTCGTCCTCGTCGAGCATGGCCATGTCGCCGCGCACCTGCGCTGCGCGGACTATCTCGCTCGTTTCGGCGCCGACGGCGCCTCCGCCGCCAACGCCTCGTAAACGCCTGTCTTCAACCGTGCGGATTGGTCGCCACAATTTGGACTTGGGTGAATGCCATCGGCGATTGACGTAATTTTATTTTCAAACACAGTGGACGATACATATTCATTTAGGAATATCTGTGCAGCTTGGGCGAAAATCGGTCAGCGAAAATTGATCGGTGATTGAACTGGCAACATGTCACGCGCGACAGCGCTGTCGTTTTGCGATAACGGCATGTTAGGAAACGAAAACTTGGAACAGGAAGCCGGTCCGCAGGGGTCGCCGACTGGTCCAGGCGCAACGGCAGGATGCCGAAGCGTAAGTCCGGAGATGATGGTGCAGGCGAAGACGGTTGAGACGGATAATGCAACGCGGCCAAGCGTTTGGCACCGTGCCCGCCTATTCCGGTCGGCCGCGGCCCTCTGTTTTGCCACCTCGATGCTCTATGGCTGCCAGTCGATCTTCGACCAGGCCTATACGCCGAACGTCTCGCCCTCCGACAGTCCTCAGACCGTCGAAGAGGTTCAGAAGAACGATCCACGTGCCCAGATGGGCGCCCGCGAACACCCTCGAATCGTTGCAAGCTATGGTGGAGAATATAAGGATGCCAAGACCGAGCGGCTCGTCGCCCGGATTGCCGGTGCACTGACCGCGGTATCGGAAAACCCGAACCAGTCCTTCCGCATCACCATCCTGAATTCGCCGGCAATCAACGCCTTCGCCCTGCCGGGCGGCTATCTCTATGTCACCCGCGGCCTGCTTGCGCTCGCCAATGATGCCTCGGAAGTCGCAGCCGTCCTGTCGCACGAAATGGGCCATGTCACCGCCAATCACGGCATCGAGCGCCAGAAACGCGAAGAGGCGGAGGTCATCGCCAGCCGCGTCGTCGCCGAAGTCCTGTCCAGCGATCTTGCCGGCAAGCAGGCGCTCGCCCGCGGTAAGCTGAGGCTCGCCGCATTCTCGCGCCAGCAGGAACTTCAGGCTGATGCGATCGGCATCCGCATGCTGGGGGAAGCCGGTTACGATCCTTATGCCGCCGCGCGCTTCCTCGATTCCATGGCGGCCTATGCGCGCTTTTCCTCCGCCGATCCGGATAACGACCAGAGCCTCGACTTCCTGTCGAGCCACCCGAATTCGGCGCAGCGCGTCGAGCTTGCTCGCCAGCATGCCCGCAATTTCGGCCAGGAAGGCTCGGTCGGAGATCGCGGCCGCGATTACTTCCTTGCCGGCATAGACGGCCTTCTCTATGGCGACAGCCCGCAGGAAGGCTATGTCCGTGGCCAGACCTTCATGCATGGCGGGCTCGGCATCCGCTTCGACGTTCCGCCGGACTTCCGCATCGACAACAAGGTCGAGGCGGTACTGGCAACCGGACCGAATGAGGCGGCAGTTCGTTTCGATGGCGTCGCGGCCGGCGACAACAACAACTTGGCCAACTATCTGACCAGTGGCTGGGTGGCGGGCCTGCAGCCCGATACGGTCAAGGAAACGACCATCAACGGCCTTCCGGCGGCAACCGCCCGCGCCTCTGCCGAGCGCTGGGATTTCGACGTCACCGTCATTCGCGTCGGCGACCAGATCTTCCGCTTCCTCACCGCCGTGCCGAAGGGCAGCGATACGCTGGAAAGCACCGCCGATACGCTGCGCAACAGTTTCCGCAAGATGACGCCGGCTGAAATCGCATCCCTGAAGCCGCTTCGCGTGCGCGTCATCACCGTCGGCCCGAGCGATACGCTCGCTTCGCTTGCCAATCGGATGATGGGAACCGACCGTAAGCTCGATCTCTTCAAGCTCTTGAACGCGCTGCCGGCCGGGGCGACGGTATCGCCCGGCCAGAAGATGAAGATCATTTCCGAATAGGAATTGTCAGCAGGCGGCGGCCATCTGCGGATTGGCGGAAACCAGTGCGGACTTCAGCTTCTCGATGGCGCGGCTTTCGATCTGGCGCACACGCTCCTTGGAAATGCCGAGCTCGGCGCCGAGAGCCTCCAGCGTTGCGCCGTCGTCGGTCAGGCGGCGGGCGCGAATGATCTTCTTTTCGCGGTCATTGAGCTTGGTCAGCGCTCCCTGCAGCCATTTCAGCCGGCGCTCGCCATCGATCATGCCCGAAACCTGCTCGTCCGGCAGCGGTTCACCGCTCTCCAGCATGTCAAGGCGCTCACCACTATCATTATCGCCGGCAATCGTCGGTGCCTGCAGCGAGGCATCGTTGGCGGACAACCGCGCGTCCATCGTCTGTACGTCGGACACGCTGACGCCGAGCGCCACTGCGATTTCCTCATGGATCGCACGTGCCGTCAGGTTGCTGTCCCCGCGGGCGAGCTTGGCACGCAACCGGCGAAGATTGAAGAACAGCGCCTTCTGCGCCGAACTCGTTCCGCCGCGGACGATCGACCAGTTGCGCAGGATATAGTCCTGCATCGAGGCACGGATCCACCAGCTGGCATAGGTGGAGAAACGCACGTCGCGGGCCGGCTCGAACCTTGCCGCCGCTTCCAGCAGCCCTACATAGCCTTCTTGAACGAGGTCGCTCATCGGCAATCCGAAGCCGCGGAATTTGGATGCCATGGCGATGACGAGCCGCATATGGGCAAGCGCGATCTGGTTGCGGGCGTTCTGATCCTGGCCATCCTTCCAGCGGATGGCGAGGTCCCGCTCTTCTTCTCTGGCGAGATAGGGAGCCGACATCGCTATCTTGATCATGGTGCGGTCTGCGGACATGGCTGTCATCGTCTTCTCCGTCAACGGTTCTGATCTGACGAATAAACAGCGGGACCGGAAGACGAGCAGCCGAAGAGCATGCCAACGTGATTTCGGATTGCTGCCTTCGCCCCCTGTTCTATGACCCCCCGATTGCGGGTTGCCAGCGGTTCAGACGGGAACCGAGGCCAGCTTCACGCAGCACTCAATTCGCCGTTCCGGCGGGTTAACGCGACAGCCTGGAAAAAGTTCCAATAAAAAACCCGGCTCAAGGCCGGGTTTTTGTCGGTATGTTTTGAGGCGATCAGGCCGCTTCATCTTCCTGTGCGTCGTCTTCATCGACGGTCTTGCCGCGCTTCGGACCCTTGGCGAGGTTGACTTCGACAAGACGCACGGCTTCCGTTTCGGACATCTTGTTGACGGCAGCGATTTCGCGGGCCATGCGGTCGAGGGCAGCTTCGTAAAGCTGGCGCTCGGAATAGGACTGTTCCGGCTGGTTTTCGGCGCGATACAGATCGCGAACCACTTCAGCGATGGAAATCAGATCACCGGAATTGATCTTGGCATCATATTCCTGGGCGCGACGCGACCACATCGTACGCTTGACGCGAGCCTTACCCTGGACGACCTTGAGGGCGCGATCGACGAAATCGGTTTCGGACAGCTTGCGCATGCCGATGTTCACAGCCTTGGTGACCGGAACTTTCAGCCGCATCTTATCCTTTTCGAAGTCAATCACAAAAAGCTCAAGCTTCATGCCGGCAACTTCTTGCTCTTCGATCGCAGTAATCGTACCTACGCCATGTGCCGGATATACGATTGCTTCGCCGGTCTTGAAGCCCTGGCGTGCTGGGGAATTCTTCTTCTGCTGAGTCGTCGTCATTCGTTTCAAAAACTCCCTTCTACTCACCCACATCTGGGTCAGGGGAAACCGGGTCTGTCAGGCCCGGATGAGACGGGGGAAACCGTCGGGTCACTCCATACTGGTCCGACTACACGCGCGCGAAAAAACAAATCCCATCGCTTTACTGCGACCGACGACATCAAACATAGTTATGTCACGGAAAGAGCGTGTGATTGATCTGTTGCTTTCGTGATGTTTTTTGGGCACGCGAGTGCCGCCTTGTGGAACAGTGCCCCTTGTCTACCACAAAAAAGTGCGGAAATCAATAATTTGCTTCACCGAGTCGGAAAGGCAACAGAATAGCCTGTTGCCTAGCAAAGCGGCAGCGGGCAAATGCGCGCTGCGACAGCATGTCGGCTTCAGCCCGGCGAACGGCCTGCAAAGCACGGGAAAAAGCGCCCAAAGCCGATGCCCGAAAATCAGGCTGGCCGAAAACTCCCGCCGTTTTTCGCAGCAGGGATCAGTCGCCCTTGCCGGGTTCGGCAGAGAAATACTTTTCGTATTTGCCTGTCTCGCCGTCGAGTTCCTTGGCGCCTTCCATGGCATCGCGCTTGACGGTGATGTTCGGCCAGATCTGGGAGAACTCGGCATTCAGCGCCAACCACTTGTCCAGCCCCGGCTCGGTATCGGGCTTGATCGCCTCGGCGGGACATTCGGGCTCGCAGACGCCGCAATCGATGCACTCATCCGGATTGATGGCGAGGAAATTCTCGCCTTCATAGAAGCAATCCACCGGGCAGACTTCCACGCAATCGGTGTATTTGCAGCGAATACAATTGTCTGTCACGACATATGTCATGCGGTACTCCAAGAATGCGGGAACGGGGCAGCGGTTTGGGAGGGGAGCCTGCAGCCCGAAGCCGAAGCTCATGGGTGCTTTTCGCAGCCGCACGCGTCCGACTTTTGCGACAGTCAGGTAAAGCCTTTATTGCTGCTTAGCAAGAATAAAGCTTTTCGAAAGAACGGCGACCGGAGGTGGTTTTTTCTAATCGTCACGCCATCCGGCATCGTAACTTGCCGGATCGGGCAAAAGCCGGTCGGTTTCACGCCGTTCCTTCTTGGTCGGCCGCCCGCTGCCCTTGACCCGTTGCGCCTGATCGAAGGTCGTCAGGCGCTCGGTCACTTCGCGCGGAGGGGTCAGATCCTCGTAGAGGAGCTTCGCCTCCTCATAGGGGCCGCGCCGCTCGCCGCCCGATTTCACGACAAGAATGACGTCTCGCCGCTCAAGCGCCATTTCCACCCGGTCACCGGTCTTCACTTGAAAACTCGGCTGACGGATCGAACTGCCGTTCACTTTCACATGGCCGGAATTCAGCAAGCCCTGCGCGAGAGATCGCGACTTCACCATGCGGGTAAAGAAAAGCCACTTGTCGATCCGTTGTCGCGTCTCTGCTTGTGGCTTTTCTGTCATGGGCGAAGGTCTTACTTCTTCATCTGCTCCTTGAGAGCAGCGAGTTTTGCGAACGGAGAATCCGGGTCGATCGGCTTTTCCTTGCGCGGTGGCTTGGCTTCGAAACGGGCCGGCTGGTTGTTCTTCTGCCCACCACGTTCCGGACGCGGACCATTGTCGTTCCGCTCGCCGCGGAACGGACGGTCGCCCTGCGGACGCTTGTCGCCACGCCGGTCGTTGTTGCGATCATTATTGCGGTCGCGATCACCACGACCCTGGCCTTCGCGGCGCTGATCGCCGCCATTGCGGTTGTTGTCGCGACGGCCACCATCACGACGACCCTGGCTAGCCTCTTCGCCACCCTGGGCAGCGCGCTCGCCGCCCTGACCACCGCGACCGCGATCGCCACCATGCCCGCGACGCTCGCCCTGCGGACGCCCACCACGCTGGTTATTGTCACGACCACCACCCGGACGCCACAGGAGAACCGGCTTCGGCTCTTCCGCTTCCGCAGGAACTGCCTCCGTCTTTTCAGCCTCGGCATCGGCAGCGACTTCCGCCACCGGCTCGGAAACGGTTTCGACCGGAGCGTCTGCAGCAGCAGTCTCGGCAGCAACCTCTTCGGAAGCAGGCTCATCGGCAGCGGCCTCGGCCGGTGCAACCTCGGCCGCAGCCGCCTCACCTGCCGGCTTTGCGGCGCCATCCTGGGTGGCGAGATAGGCCTGCGCCTCTTCTGCCGTCACCGTGTCGGCGCGATAGCCGAGACCCTTGAGGATTTCTTCCATGTCGTCCGGCGTCGCACCGAGGATCGACAGCATCGCCGTCGTCGTGGTGAAGCGGCGGCCGTCATAGGCACCATCCGGACGCGTCGTACCCGGCTTCCACTGAAGAAGCGGGCGAATGAGGTCCGCCAGACGCTCGAGAATATCGACGCGCACGGCACGCTTGCCGAGGAAACGGAAACCGGCAAGCTTGTAGAACATCCGCTCGAAGGACGGGTCGGCAACGACCGAGGTACGCCCGGCCGCAAGTGCCGGGATCAGGTCGCCGTAACCGGGCTTGTCGAGACCGTCGTTCTTCAGTGCCCAGAGCAGCGTGATGAGCTCGGCCGGAGCCGGCTTCAAAAGTGCCGGCATGAACACGTGATAGGCGCCGAAGCGGATGCCGTAGCGGCGCATCGAGGCGCGCGCATCCTGATCGAGCGACTTCACCTCTTCGGCGACATCGCGGCGGAACAGGACGCCGAGATTTTCGACGATCTGGAAGGCAAGCCCCTTGGCAAGGCCCTGCAGGTCTTCCGCACGAGACAGGTCGTCGAGCGGCTTCAGGACCGTTGCGATATGATGATTGACGAAGCGCTCGATGCGAGCCGCAACATGTTCGCGGGCGTTCCCCGTCAGCTGCTCGTCGGAAAGCAGGATGACGCGCGGACGCATGACATGGTCGCTTGCCGCAAGGCGTGCAACCGGATCGCCGAGCCAGCGCACGAAACCGTCGGAGCCGACGGCAAGATCATTATTGCCGGACGCATAAAGACGCGCGGCGCGCGCTTCGAATTCCAGCGCAAGCGCCTTCTGCGAGGCAGCCTGGACAGCCTTGGCATCCGGCCCATCGGTCCCGGAGACCGGGGTAAAGCGGAACCCCGCCAACTGTCCGACGTGATGTCCTTCGACAAACACATCGCCATTCACACTGATTTCAGCTTCCAGCATCGCATTCTCTCTTAGGCGCTTCATGAGCACAGATGTCCTGCGATCAACAAAGCGTTTCGTCAACCTTTCATGTAGCGCGTCCGACAACCTATCCTCTATTTCCCGTGTCTTTTCTTGCCAGTGTGTCGGATCGGCAAGCCAGCCGGGCCGGTTGGAGACATAGGTCCAGGTCCTGATCTGCGCGATCCGCGCGGATAGGGTGTCGATTTCGCCATCGGTACGGTCGGCCCGGCGGACTTGCTCCGCCATGAAGTCCTCGTTCACCGTACCGCGGCGTACAAGATCGAAGAAAAGAGTCGAAATAAGGTCAGCGTGCTGCGCCGGCGCAATTCTTCGATAATCCGGCAACGCACAGGCGTCCCAGAGTTTCTCGACCCGCTCGGCCGTCGTCGCGATATCGCGCACTTCCGCATAGCGGGAAAGATGATCCAGCGCCTGACTGTCGGTCGCCGGCAGCGCCCGCGTCAGGCCCTGAATGGTCGGCGCCGCGTCGAGGCTCCGCCGCAGATCCTGCAGCGAGGCGAAGCTCAAATTCTTCGAGCGCCACTGCAGCACTTTGACATTGTCGAAATGGTGGCTCTCGATCCGCTCCACCAGCTCGTCGTCGAACGGTGCCACCTGCCCCGTGACGCCGAACGTGCCGTCGCGCAGGTGACGCCCGGCGCGGCCGGCGATCTGGCCCATCTCGCCGGCATTGAGATTGCGGAACTGGTAGCCGTCGAACTTGCGGTCCTGGGCGAAGGCGACGTGATCGACATCGAGGTTGAGGCCCATGCCGATCGCATCGGTCGCCACCAGATATTCGACATCGCCCTCCTGGTAGAGCCCGACCTGCGCATTGCGGGTACGGGGGCTGAGCGCGCCAAGCACGACGGCCGCCCCGCCCCGCTGGCGGCGGATTAACTCGGCGATCGCATAGACCTCGTCGGCCGAGAATGCGACGATCGCGGTGCGCTGCGGCAGGCGGGTGATCTTCTTCTGCCCGGCATAAAAGAGCTGGGAAAGCCTCGGCCGCTCGATGACGGTTATCCCCGGCAACAGATGTTCGAGGATCGGCCGCATCGTCGCGGCGCCGAGAAGCAGCGTCTCGTCCTTGCCGCGCAGATGCAGGATACGGTCGGTGAAGATATGCCCGCGCTCTAGGTCGCCGGCAAGCTGCACCTCGTCGATCGCCACGAAGGAAGCCTTCGTCTCGCGCGGCATCGCTTCGACGGTGCAGACCGAATAGCGCGCCAGATGCGGCGTGATCTTTTCCTCGCCGGTGATCAGCGCAACATTGTGATGCCCAACCTTTTCGACAAGCCGCGTATAAACTTCGCGCGCCAGAAGACGCAGAGGCAGGCCGATCACGCCTGACCCGTGCGCCACCATGCGTTCGATCGCGTAATGGGTCTTGCCGGTATTGGTTGGCCCGAGCACGGCGGTCACGCCGCGCCCGCTGAAAATCATGGGCTGAGAATTCAAAGCGAAGTTCCGCGTCCTGTACCACGCCCTCGGGTTCAACACCCTCGGTCGCTTGCCACACATGGCGACGCAGCGTGGCAAACGCAAGGAAAATTAGGCGGGCGGATCGAAAACGCGACCAGCTAAATCCGCTGCGGAACAAATGCGAACGAATCGGCGACGAATCGAAGACTCCCGCGATTCACGCTCCGTTCTCACAACATGCAGCATCGGCAACCAGCATACCCACATCATCTTGTGGTCGATCCGCAATCGACGCGATTCTCACCGGGAATCGCCGAGGGACTCGTTTGCCGCCGAGAGTCAATGGTGGCTGCGGCGCAGATATTTTCCCGCACCCGACCATCGGTACAGCCGCAGGGTTGAGCTGTTAACATCCCGTAACACAGAGTGAAATTCCCGATTGCAGGGCGATGGAACAAAAGTTCAGCCGTGACGTTTTCACCGCAAAATTCATCCGGCCTTCAGGGAAATGGAGCTAGACAATGCTTGGAACGATACTGCTAATTATCCTGATCCTCATGTTGATCGGCGCTTTGCCGAACTGGGGCCACAGCCGCAACTGGGGTTATGGTCCGTCAGGAGGACTTGGACTTGTCGTTCTCATCATCATCATTCTGCTCCTGATGGGCAGGATCTGATCGGTTAACGTGGAAGGGAAGGAAACCGAAACATGAAGAAGATCATTCTGATGGCCGCACTCGTCGGCGCACTCGCATCGTGCACGTCCACCGAAAAGGGTACTGCTATCGGCGCGGCATCCGGCGCGGTCATCGGCGGCGCAGTCAGCCACAGCTGGGGTGGCGCAGCCATTGGCGCGGTCGGCGGCGGTCTGGTCGGCGCTGCGATCGGCGAATCCCAGAAGCACAGAGGGTACTGCGTCTACCGCGATCGTTACGGCCGCACCTACGAGGCCCGTTGCCGCTAAAGGCAGCACGCATTCCGACCTGGGACCGGCGCCGGGAAACCGACGCCGGTCTTAACTTTTATGGGCTTTGCTGCCCGGCCGACCATAAGCAGAACGAATCGCTGACGAATCGGCGACATTGCCGAATTCACGGTTTGTTTCCAGCAACATATTGTTATTTAATAAAAATTTAACCATAGGGGCGACCGGGTCGATGACGCGATCGCACGCGATCCGTTAACACCGCGCAACCAGATCGGCAGTTGCCGAAAATCATCCACCGATATGCTGGCCGCCATTGGCACTGAGCGTCGATCCGGTGATGAAGCCCGCTTCGTCGGATACGAGAAACAGCACGCAACGGGCGATTTCTTCCGGCATGCCGAGCCGGCCGACCGGGATCTGCGGCAGGATTTTTTCCTCCATCACATGCGGGGGAATGGCCCGCACCATGTCGGTTTCCGTATAGCCGGGGCATACCGCGTTGACGGTGATGTTGCGCGATGCGCCTTCCAGCGCCAGCGCCCGGGTAAAACCGAGGTCTCCGGCCTTCGAAGCCGAATAATTGACCTGCCCCAGCTGGCCTTTCTGCGCGTTGATCGACGAAATATTGACGATCCGGCCAAAGCCCCGCTCGCGCATGCCCGGCCAGACCGGGTGGGTCATGTTGAACAGGCCGTTGAGATTGGTGCCGATCACCTCGTTCCACTGCGCAAGCGTCATCTTGTGAAACATGCCGTCGCGGCTGATACCAGCATTGTTGACGAGGATATCGATGGGGCCGAGCTCTGCCTCCACCCGCGAAATCCCGTCGACACAGGCGTCGTAATCGGAGACGTCCCAGCGAAACACCGGAATGCCGGTGGTCTGGTGAAAGCTCGCCGCTCTTTCTTCGTTGCCGTGGTAACTGGCGGCGACGGTGTATCCGACCTGGCTGAGTGCCCTGGCGATTGCCGCGCCGATCCCGC
Protein-coding sequences here:
- the phbB gene encoding acetoacetyl-CoA reductase, with amino-acid sequence MARVALVSGGTRGIGAAIARALSQVGYTVAASYHGNEERAASFHQTTGIPVFRWDVSDYDACVDGISRVEAELGPIDILVNNAGISRDGMFHKMTLAQWNEVIGTNLNGLFNMTHPVWPGMRERGFGRIVNISSINAQKGQLGQVNYSASKAGDLGFTRALALEGASRNITVNAVCPGYTETDMVRAIPPHVMEEKILPQIPVGRLGMPEEIARCVLFLVSDEAGFITGSTLSANGGQHIGG
- a CDS encoding helicase-related protein; the protein is MIFSGRGVTAVLGPTNTGKTHYAIERMVAHGSGVIGLPLRLLAREVYTRLVEKVGHHNVALITGEEKITPHLARYSVCTVEAMPRETKASFVAIDEVQLAGDLERGHIFTDRILHLRGKDETLLLGAATMRPILEHLLPGITVIERPRLSQLFYAGQKKITRLPQRTAIVAFSADEVYAIAELIRRQRGGAAVVLGALSPRTRNAQVGLYQEGDVEYLVATDAIGMGLNLDVDHVAFAQDRKFDGYQFRNLNAGEMGQIAGRAGRHLRDGTFGVTGQVAPFDDELVERIESHHFDNVKVLQWRSKNLSFASLQDLRRSLDAAPTIQGLTRALPATDSQALDHLSRYAEVRDIATTAERVEKLWDACALPDYRRIAPAQHADLISTLFFDLVRRGTVNEDFMAEQVRRADRTDGEIDTLSARIAQIRTWTYVSNRPGWLADPTHWQEKTREIEDRLSDALHERLTKRFVDRRTSVLMKRLRENAMLEAEISVNGDVFVEGHHVGQLAGFRFTPVSGTDGPDAKAVQAASQKALALEFEARAARLYASGNNDLAVGSDGFVRWLGDPVARLAASDHVMRPRVILLSDEQLTGNAREHVAARIERFVNHHIATVLKPLDDLSRAEDLQGLAKGLAFQIVENLGVLFRRDVAEEVKSLDQDARASMRRYGIRFGAYHVFMPALLKPAPAELITLLWALKNDGLDKPGYGDLIPALAAGRTSVVADPSFERMFYKLAGFRFLGKRAVRVDILERLADLIRPLLQWKPGTTRPDGAYDGRRFTTTTAMLSILGATPDDMEEILKGLGYRADTVTAEEAQAYLATQDGAAKPAGEAAAAEVAPAEAAADEPASEEVAAETAAADAPVETVSEPVAEVAADAEAEKTEAVPAEAEEPKPVLLWRPGGGRDNNQRGGRPQGERRGHGGDRGRGGQGGERAAQGGEEASQGRRDGGRRDNNRNGGDQRREGQGRGDRDRNNDRNNDRRGDKRPQGDRPFRGERNDNGPRPERGGQKNNQPARFEAKPPRKEKPIDPDSPFAKLAALKEQMKK
- a CDS encoding YMGG-like glycine zipper-containing protein produces the protein MKKIILMAALVGALASCTSTEKGTAIGAASGAVIGGAVSHSWGGAAIGAVGGGLVGAAIGESQKHRGYCVYRDRYGRTYEARCR
- a CDS encoding DUF3309 family protein yields the protein MLGTILLIILILMLIGALPNWGHSRNWGYGPSGGLGLVVLIIIILLLMGRI